From one Anopheles bellator chromosome 1, idAnoBellAS_SP24_06.2, whole genome shotgun sequence genomic stretch:
- the LOC131205715 gene encoding ADP-ribosylation factor 1: MGNVFANLFKGLFGKKEMRILMVGLDAAGKTTILYKLKLGEIVTTIPTIGFNVETVEYKNISFTVWDVGGQDKIRPLWRHYFQNTQGLIFVVDSNDRERIGEAREELMRMLAEDELRDAVLLIFANKQDLPNAMNAAEITDKLGLHSLRNRNWYIQATCATSGDGLYEGLDWLSNQLKNANR, translated from the exons atggGTAACGTATTCGCTAACCTGTTCAAGGGATTGTTCGGCAAAAAGGAGATGAGAATCCTGATGGTCGGATTGGATGCTGCCGGTAAAACTACGATCCtgtataaattaaaattaggtGAAATTGTTACAACGATTCCTACTATTG GTTTCAACGTGGAGACTGTAGAATATAAAAACATTAGTTTTACAGTATGGGACGTTGGCGGTCAGGATAAGATCCGGCCCCTGTGGAGGCATTACTTCCAGAACACACAA GGACTTATCTTCGTCGTCGATAGTAACGACAGAGAACGTATTGGCGAGGCACGGGAAGAACTGATGCGAATGCTGGCCGAAGATGAGCTCAGAGATGCTGTTCTGCTGATATTTGCCAACAAACAG GATCTACCAAACGCAATGAATGCAGCAGAAATCACCGACAAGCTAGGTCTGCACTCGCTAAGAAACCGCAACTGGTACATTCAGGCAACGTGCGCAACGAGCGGCGACGGTCTGTACGAGGGACTCGACTGGCTCTCCAATCAGCTGAAAAATGCCAATCGCTaa
- the LOC131216086 gene encoding ER membrane protein complex subunit 4 isoform X2, producing the protein MASKTAGKKFKWGLDFNTNSNSEIPAPPGYNPSAEVASNRVANPTDQSHLILKKSWEIALGPIKQFPMNLVIMYMSGNSISIFPIMMVVMMFIRPVKMMLSTHSTFKVIEGVSATGQKLVFLLGNLVNIGLALYKCHSMGLLPTHASDWLAFVEPQARLEYSGGGISLF; encoded by the exons ATGGCTTCTAAGACGGCGGGAAAGAAATTCAAGTGGGGCCTGGATTTCAACACCAA CAGCAACTCGGAGATTCCGGCCCCTCCCGGCTACAATCCGTCGGCAGAAGTGGCGAGCAACAGGGTGGCAAATCCCACTGACCAGAGCCATCTGATTCTGAAAAAATCGTGGGAAATTGCGCTGGGACCGATCAAGCAGTTTCCGATGAATCTGGTCATTATGTACATGTCCGGCAACTCGATCAGCATCTTTCCGAtcatgatggtggtgatgatgtttaTACGGCCGGTGAAGATGATGCTGTCCACACATTCCACATTCAAGGTGATCGAAGGCGtgtcggccaccgggcagaAACTGGTCTTTTTGCTGGGCAACCTAGTGAACATTGGTCTGGCGCTCTACAAATGCCACAGCATGGGACTTCTGCCAACGCATGCCTCCGATTGGCTGGCGTTCGTGGAGCCGCAGGCGCGGTTGGAGTattccggcggcggcattTCACTGTTCTGA
- the LOC131216086 gene encoding ER membrane protein complex subunit 4 isoform X1 — MASKTAGKKFKWGLDFNTKPRSSNSEIPAPPGYNPSAEVASNRVANPTDQSHLILKKSWEIALGPIKQFPMNLVIMYMSGNSISIFPIMMVVMMFIRPVKMMLSTHSTFKVIEGVSATGQKLVFLLGNLVNIGLALYKCHSMGLLPTHASDWLAFVEPQARLEYSGGGISLF, encoded by the exons ATGGCTTCTAAGACGGCGGGAAAGAAATTCAAGTGGGGCCTGGATTTCAACACCAA GCCCCGGAGCAGCAACTCGGAGATTCCGGCCCCTCCCGGCTACAATCCGTCGGCAGAAGTGGCGAGCAACAGGGTGGCAAATCCCACTGACCAGAGCCATCTGATTCTGAAAAAATCGTGGGAAATTGCGCTGGGACCGATCAAGCAGTTTCCGATGAATCTGGTCATTATGTACATGTCCGGCAACTCGATCAGCATCTTTCCGAtcatgatggtggtgatgatgtttaTACGGCCGGTGAAGATGATGCTGTCCACACATTCCACATTCAAGGTGATCGAAGGCGtgtcggccaccgggcagaAACTGGTCTTTTTGCTGGGCAACCTAGTGAACATTGGTCTGGCGCTCTACAAATGCCACAGCATGGGACTTCTGCCAACGCATGCCTCCGATTGGCTGGCGTTCGTGGAGCCGCAGGCGCGGTTGGAGTattccggcggcggcattTCACTGTTCTGA
- the LOC131216131 gene encoding general transcription factor IIH subunit 2 encodes MADEEDPKEYRWETGYEKTWEAIKEDDDGLIEGSVTDIIQKAKRKRQAMKRGFSKLGMMRHLYVLLDCSEAMTVPDLKPTRFICSIKLLELFIEEFFDQNPISQLGVIAMKAKRAEKITELSGTAKKHVKAVHALNTGVQLVGEPSLQNGLELALKTLRLVPSHASREVLVIMGSLTTCDPTDVHVTIETLKTEGIRCSVVSLSAEIRICKFLCTETGGTYGAVLDDAHYKDQLLQHIDPPQAGSQQEFSLIKMGFPHGKTEMGKEPPLTMCMCHIDSADEPAKLTSGGYHCPQCYSKYCELPVECAACGLTLASAPHLARSFHHLFPVPHFNELTLEQAQQQGQRDHPATNCYACQKTFLAVTDKTVYECGSCQQVFCIDCDIFIHETLHSCVGCTTIPASAQALQTRKPVAPPHSLSII; translated from the exons ATGGCCGACGAAGAAGATCCAAAGGAGTACCGGTGGGAAACGGGATACGAGAAAACATG GGAAGCCATCaaggaggacgacgatgggctGATCGAAGGATCCGTGACCGACATCATACAgaaggcgaaacgaaaacggcaaGCAATGAAACGGGGGTTCAGCAAGCTTGGCATGATGCGCCACTTGTACGTGCTGCTCGATTGCTCGGAAGCGATGACCGTTCCGGATCTGAAGCCAACGCGCTTCATCTGCTCGATCAAGCTGCTGGAACTGTTCATCGAGGAGTTTTTCGACCAGAACCCCATCTCGCAGCTCGGCGTGATCGCGATGAAGGCCAAGCGTGCCGAAAAGATAACGGAACTGAGTGGAACGGCCAAAAAGCACGTGAAAGCGGTACACGCACTGAACACCGGTGTCCAGCTGGTCGGGGAACCATCGCTCCAGAATGGGCTAGAGCTGGCCCTCAAAACCCTACGCCTGGTACCGTCGCACGCTAGCCGAGAAGTGTTGGTCATCATGGGCAGCCTTACGACGTGCGACCCCACCGATGTGCACGTGACGATCGAAACGCTCAAGACGGAAGGTATCCGGTGCTCGGTCGTTTCCCTGTCGGCGGAGATACGGATCTGTAAATTTTTGTGCACCGAAACGGGCGGCAcgtacggtgcggtgctggATGATGCCCACTACAAGGATCAACTGCTGCAGCACATCGATCCACCGCAGGCGGGCAGTCAGCAGGAATTCTCGCTGATCAAAATGGGGTTTCCGCACGGCAAGACGGAAATGGGAAAGGAACCGCCACTCACGATGTGCATGTGCCACATCGACAGTGCGGATGAGCCGGCCAAGCTGACCTCCGGTGGTTACCACTGTCCACAGTGTTACAGCAAGTACTGCGAGCTGCCGGTGGAGTGTGCGGCCTGCGGTCTGACGCTCGCCTCGGCACCGCATTTGGCGCGCAGTTTCCATCATCTCTTCCCTGTGCCACACTTCAACGAATTGACCCTCGAGCAGGCACAGCAACAGGGCCAGCGTGATCATCCGGCCACGAACTGCTACGCCTGCCAAAAGACGTTCCTCGCCGTAACGGACAAAACGGTGTACGAGTGCGGTTCCTGCCAGCAGGTTTTCTGTATCGATTGTGACATTTTCATACACGAAACGCTCCACTCGTGCGTTGGCTGCACGACCATTCCGGCTTCGGCTCAGGCCCTACAGACACGCAAGCCTGTTGCGCCTCCCCACAGCCTATCCATCATCTAG